A window of the Nitrosococcus wardiae genome harbors these coding sequences:
- a CDS encoding alpha-amylase family glycosyl hydrolase gives MTKNLHWWQYGVIYQLIVRSFFDTNGDGEGDLPGVINKLDYIQSLGIEAIWLSPIYPSPMAEFGYDVTDYTDIHPLFGTLNDFDALVTQAHDRGIKIILDWIPNHTSDQHPWFMESRSSRDNPKRDWYIWRDPKPDGAPPSNWISVFGGSVWEWSNETDQYYCHTFLKEQPDLNWRNPEVQQAMLDVLRFWLERGVDGFRIDATCLLIKDDQFRDNPPNPDYQPDQAPDKAVLPKYTRDQPTVHDVFAMIRRVVDDYDDRMLAGELYLPIEKVVSYYGKQAPELHLPLNLQLAWSPWNADKLASTIDHYENQLPAEGWPTWTISTHDSTRIASRAQGEQARVAAMLHMTLRGTPTLYYGAEIGMQDVPIAPEQEEDPQGKRTDRSRDPFRTPMQWDNREHAGFTSGQPWLPVAEDFSTVNVAVQHNDPHSLLNLYRRLINLRRCEPTLISGAYISVPRKDPFIAYQRQGGERRLLVVLNLSAEPQNFNIGEGGRHGRILLSTFMNREKEEVHGVVELRGNEGVIIVV, from the coding sequence ATGACCAAAAATCTTCACTGGTGGCAATATGGCGTGATCTATCAGCTCATCGTCCGCTCCTTCTTTGATACCAACGGTGACGGAGAAGGTGATCTGCCTGGTGTTATCAACAAGCTTGACTATATTCAGTCCCTGGGCATCGAAGCAATTTGGTTATCCCCCATCTATCCATCGCCTATGGCCGAATTTGGCTATGATGTGACCGATTATACGGATATCCATCCTCTCTTCGGGACGTTGAACGATTTTGACGCTCTGGTAACACAAGCCCACGATCGCGGAATAAAAATTATCCTAGACTGGATACCCAACCATACTTCTGATCAACATCCCTGGTTTATGGAATCCCGCTCAAGCCGCGATAATCCTAAAAGAGATTGGTATATCTGGCGTGATCCTAAGCCGGACGGCGCACCACCTAGCAATTGGATTAGTGTATTTGGCGGCAGTGTCTGGGAGTGGTCTAATGAGACCGACCAATACTACTGTCATACTTTCCTGAAAGAGCAACCCGATCTTAACTGGCGCAATCCAGAGGTTCAGCAGGCCATGCTGGATGTGTTACGGTTTTGGCTTGAACGAGGCGTGGATGGCTTTCGAATTGACGCTACTTGTCTTTTGATTAAGGATGATCAATTCCGCGATAACCCACCCAATCCGGATTATCAACCTGACCAGGCACCAGACAAAGCGGTACTTCCTAAGTACACTCGCGATCAACCCACCGTACATGATGTTTTCGCCATGATACGGCGGGTGGTCGATGACTATGATGACCGCATGCTAGCAGGTGAGCTGTATCTGCCGATTGAGAAGGTAGTAAGCTATTACGGTAAGCAGGCACCAGAGTTACATCTGCCACTTAATCTACAACTCGCTTGGTCACCCTGGAACGCTGATAAACTGGCCAGCACCATCGACCACTACGAAAATCAGCTTCCGGCGGAGGGCTGGCCCACCTGGACCATTAGCACCCATGATTCGACTCGCATTGCCAGCCGTGCGCAAGGCGAGCAGGCTCGGGTAGCAGCGATGCTTCATATGACTCTGCGCGGGACGCCTACACTTTACTACGGCGCCGAGATTGGGATGCAAGATGTCCCTATTGCACCCGAACAGGAGGAAGATCCACAAGGAAAACGGACAGATCGCAGCCGTGATCCCTTTCGCACGCCCATGCAATGGGACAACCGCGAACATGCCGGTTTCACGAGCGGTCAACCCTGGCTGCCCGTAGCTGAGGATTTCTCGACGGTTAATGTCGCTGTCCAACACAATGATCCACACTCATTATTGAACTTATATCGACGCCTCATTAATCTGCGTCGGTGCGAGCCAACGCTGATATCTGGCGCCTATATATCCGTCCCCCGGAAGGATCCATTTATCGCTTATCAACGCCAAGGTGGTGAACGACGATTGCTGGTAGTGCTGAACCTGAGCGCAGAACCCCAAAACTTCAATATTGGTGAAGGGGGCAGGCATGGTCGCATTTTACTCTCCACTTTTATGAATCGCGAAAAAGAAGAAGTCCATGGAGTTGTGGAACTGCGAGGCAACGAAGGCGTGATTATTGTGGTGTAA
- a CDS encoding TonB-dependent receptor domain-containing protein: MSNSYSETLSRPDFRELSPAPFIDPESDAETVGNPDLQQIFITSYDLRWEYYFSPSEHMSAAFFWKDIQSPIEKILLPGPAGLLTLENAETANVWGIELELMKYLDFIHPRLEHFYFGGNVTYTQSEIQLKPEDLAVQTTGQRPFQGHSPYC, from the coding sequence GTGAGCAACAGCTATAGTGAGACCCTTTCCCGTCCCGACTTTAGGGAGCTTTCCCCAGCACCGTTCATCGATCCGGAATCTGATGCAGAAACCGTGGGCAATCCAGATCTCCAGCAGATTTTTATCACGAGCTACGATTTACGCTGGGAGTACTACTTCTCGCCTAGTGAACATATGTCGGCTGCCTTTTTCTGGAAGGATATCCAAAGCCCCATTGAAAAAATTCTTCTGCCGGGTCCCGCTGGACTGCTGACTTTGGAGAATGCCGAAACGGCCAATGTTTGGGGAATTGAACTGGAATTGATGAAATATTTGGATTTTATCCATCCTCGTCTAGAGCATTTTTATTTCGGCGGCAATGTCACCTATACCCAGTCGGAAATCCAACTCAAGCCAGAGGATTTGGCTGTGCAAACCACTGGTCAGCGGCCATTCCAAGGGCATTCCCCCTATTGTTAA
- a CDS encoding TVP38/TMEM64 family protein — protein MQTKKQQASEVIAREGYSSWSKVIGIVSMIILGAGLWFAWDYEAFLAWKRDAGALPFFTALAIMPAFGIPITPFYLLVGATFGMTLGLIGSALSLAVNLVLCYWIARSGLRRILERLLAHTRYTLPTVWPGHEFRFTLIVRLVPGLPIFIKNYLLSIGGVPFLTYFLVSFTVTLVYAVVFIMLGESLYKHDLNEATGALIILVLFGLITEFSRRHSKLTSNSGEVRQDSD, from the coding sequence GTGCAGACAAAAAAGCAGCAAGCTAGCGAGGTGATCGCTAGAGAAGGATACTCTAGCTGGAGTAAGGTAATTGGTATTGTGTCGATGATAATACTCGGTGCAGGGCTCTGGTTTGCTTGGGATTATGAAGCTTTTCTAGCATGGAAACGGGACGCCGGGGCCTTGCCTTTTTTTACCGCCCTGGCAATTATGCCCGCGTTTGGGATTCCGATAACCCCCTTTTACTTGCTAGTGGGGGCAACCTTTGGCATGACCCTAGGCCTGATAGGCTCAGCGCTGAGTTTAGCAGTTAATCTGGTGCTGTGTTACTGGATTGCCCGGAGCGGGCTGCGGCGAATATTAGAAAGGTTATTGGCGCATACGCGCTATACCCTGCCTACGGTGTGGCCTGGGCATGAGTTCAGATTCACTTTGATCGTAAGATTAGTGCCCGGTTTACCAATTTTTATAAAAAACTATCTACTCAGCATAGGTGGTGTGCCTTTCTTAACCTATTTTTTGGTTTCTTTTACGGTGACTTTAGTTTACGCAGTAGTGTTTATTATGCTGGGCGAATCCTTGTATAAGCATGATTTGAACGAAGCCACGGGGGCGTTAATAATCCTGGTCCTGTTCGGCCTCATCACCGAATTTTCTCGCCGCCACTCAAAGTTAACAAGCAATTCCGGTGAAGTAAGGCAAGACTCGGATTGA
- a CDS encoding RNA-guided endonuclease InsQ/TnpB family protein, with protein sequence MTKRAYKERFYPTAEQAELLARSFGCARFVWNNTLKHRTDAFYQNGEVIAHSALEKRLVQLKQDFSWLNEVSSVIFQQSLRDQQQAFKHFWEKQARYPRFKSKHRRQSIRLTKAAFRFKDGQLFIAKSSEPLNIHWSFKDGLPSEPSSITISKDAAGRYFVSMLCEFESEPMPVLNKTVGIDLGLKDLFVTSDGFKFGNPKYTEQYEAKLAYLQRKLAKKRKGSRNRNKLRLKVARMHTKIADCRRDATHKATRTLINENQVVYVESLAVKNMIKHPRLAKHIADANGGEFVRQLKYKAQWVGRTVVEIDRWFPSSKRCPTPGCGHINETLPLDVREWSCPSCGAVHDRDIAAALNIKTAGPAGLASGATGTGATTGVVA encoded by the coding sequence ATGACGAAGAGGGCGTACAAGGAACGATTCTATCCCACAGCTGAACAAGCCGAACTGCTGGCTCGTTCGTTCGGCTGTGCGCGTTTCGTTTGGAACAACACGCTCAAGCATCGTACCGATGCGTTCTATCAGAACGGCGAAGTCATTGCCCATTCGGCGCTGGAAAAAAGGCTTGTCCAACTCAAGCAGGACTTTTCTTGGCTGAATGAGGTTTCCAGCGTTATTTTCCAGCAGTCGCTGCGCGATCAGCAGCAGGCTTTCAAGCACTTCTGGGAGAAGCAAGCGCGGTATCCGCGTTTCAAATCCAAGCATCGGCGCCAGTCAATCCGGCTGACCAAAGCCGCGTTCCGGTTCAAGGACGGCCAACTGTTCATCGCCAAGTCGAGCGAACCGCTGAATATCCACTGGAGCTTCAAGGACGGTCTGCCGTCGGAGCCCTCCTCTATCACGATTTCTAAGGACGCAGCGGGACGCTATTTTGTGTCCATGCTGTGTGAATTCGAGTCCGAACCGATGCCGGTGCTCAACAAGACGGTCGGCATCGATCTGGGTCTGAAAGACTTGTTCGTCACTAGCGACGGATTCAAATTCGGCAATCCCAAGTACACCGAGCAGTACGAAGCGAAGCTGGCCTATCTGCAGCGTAAGCTGGCGAAGAAGCGGAAAGGTTCCCGTAACCGCAACAAACTGCGGCTGAAGGTGGCCCGTATGCACACCAAAATAGCTGACTGCCGTAGGGACGCCACCCACAAGGCGACCCGCACACTGATCAACGAAAACCAAGTCGTGTACGTTGAATCTCTGGCGGTGAAGAACATGATCAAACACCCCCGGCTTGCCAAGCACATAGCCGATGCCAATGGGGGTGAGTTTGTCCGTCAACTGAAGTACAAGGCGCAGTGGGTAGGGCGAACCGTAGTCGAGATCGACCGCTGGTTCCCCAGCTCCAAGCGTTGCCCCACCCCAGGGTGCGGACATATCAACGAAACGCTGCCGCTGGACGTGCGTGAATGGAGCTGTCCCTCGTGCGGGGCTGTCCATGACCGCGACATCGCAGCGGCGCTCAATATCAAAACCGCCGGGCCGGCGGGGTTAGCCTCTGGAGCGACTGGAACGGGGGCGACAACAGGCGTTGTCGCCTAG
- a CDS encoding type II toxin-antitoxin system HicB family antitoxin yields the protein MKYAIVIEKAASNYSAYVPDLPGCVATGSTIEEVESEIREAIEFHLEGMREDGELIPPPSSQVEYVDIDIA from the coding sequence ATGAAATATGCAATCGTTATTGAAAAGGCTGCAAGCAACTATTCTGCCTATGTCCCAGACCTCCCTGGGTGCGTAGCTACCGGTTCTACCATTGAGGAAGTCGAATCAGAGATTCGGGAAGCCATTGAGTTTCATCTTGAAGGAATGCGAGAGGATGGTGAGCTAATTCCTCCACCAAGCAGTCAAGTTGAATACGTTGACATTGATATCGCCTAA
- a CDS encoding cold-shock protein — MSVQETGTVKWFNDAKGYGFIQRESGGSDLFVHFRSITGYGHKSLEEGQQVSFIEVPGQKGPQADQVTVL, encoded by the coding sequence ATGTCAGTACAAGAAACAGGAACCGTAAAGTGGTTCAACGATGCAAAAGGTTATGGCTTTATACAACGGGAAAGCGGCGGTAGTGATCTGTTTGTACACTTCCGTTCTATCACGGGCTATGGCCATAAGTCCCTCGAGGAAGGTCAGCAAGTCAGCTTCATTGAAGTCCCCGGCCAGAAAGGCCCTCAAGCTGACCAGGTGACTGTTTTATAA
- a CDS encoding sodium:solute symporter family protein, protein MIDLLIVLAFVVYAISAGLYSRRAASQNLQEYFLAGKTISGWRAGFSMAATQSAADTPLLVTGLIATAGIFALWRLWIYGFAFLLMAFVFAIGWRRSGVLTDAEFTETRYSGRGVLLLRGLKAIYYGTVINCVVLAMVMVATVRITEVFLPWHEWLPSGFYESVVSSIAGTGLRLGESVTGLAPEIATTNNAISILLILLFTAMYSTTGGLRAVVATDVVQFILAMIGTFIYAWVIIKEVGGLEGLATQVIHLYGAEEASRMLSFFPEATSALLLPFLTLIGLQWLFQMNADGTGYLAQRSMACRTDRDARVAGVVFAWMQIFLRSLLWLAIAVGLLVLYPFSPQEISGGDFATSREILFATGINELLPPGIRGLMMVGLLAALASTVDTHLNWGASYWSNDIYDRLISQHWFKREPKSHELVIVARLANILILVIALAIMANLGSIQAAWFISLLFGAGMGSVLILRWLWERINLYSELAAIAASLITAPLLLLFLGMEPETEWLRLSIMALVTTSAAIGITYVTPRTDDQVLVSFYERVQPFGFWSNTAQKAGDRSNAPLEAFQRRLKAAILTALSLFFLLVSVGKLILSIPGESAFWPWVLLLAGIALIPLWWRELRQEDLEIDRSLQPQDVQVTDHILLEEKGGLLAALQQLAHHMKLVYGMEVEVGVRGAHCMKEPGQRLLMFQNVEDLLLYMARYFKLAKVRVILGQQDGYHLIELIPKKSINLEASLDRVPDKAQPFAYNILEHIEERLYQIEGRLKVKPSRRHAKRIILTSAIELQENPPKMPLK, encoded by the coding sequence ATGATTGATCTACTCATTGTCCTTGCTTTCGTGGTTTATGCTATCTCAGCTGGGTTATATTCCCGCCGAGCAGCTTCTCAAAATCTGCAAGAGTACTTTCTTGCCGGTAAGACCATTTCCGGGTGGCGGGCAGGCTTTTCTATGGCCGCTACGCAATCTGCTGCGGACACACCACTGCTGGTAACCGGCTTGATCGCCACAGCCGGGATTTTTGCGCTTTGGCGCCTTTGGATTTACGGTTTTGCCTTTCTGTTGATGGCCTTTGTCTTTGCCATTGGCTGGCGGCGCAGCGGAGTGCTTACTGATGCTGAATTTACCGAAACCCGCTACAGCGGACGGGGAGTGTTACTGCTGCGTGGTCTGAAGGCAATTTACTACGGCACGGTTATCAATTGTGTTGTTCTCGCTATGGTAATGGTGGCGACTGTGCGTATTACTGAGGTATTCTTGCCTTGGCATGAGTGGCTGCCTAGTGGCTTTTATGAATCGGTCGTATCTTCCATTGCAGGGACTGGACTGCGGCTGGGCGAAAGTGTAACGGGCCTTGCACCAGAGATCGCGACAACTAATAACGCGATATCGATCCTGCTGATTCTCCTATTCACGGCCATGTATTCGACCACGGGCGGGTTGCGTGCAGTGGTTGCCACAGACGTAGTCCAGTTTATTTTAGCGATGATCGGCACCTTCATTTACGCCTGGGTTATTATCAAGGAAGTGGGTGGACTAGAGGGGTTGGCGACGCAAGTCATTCACCTTTATGGCGCCGAGGAGGCTAGCAGAATGCTCTCGTTCTTCCCAGAAGCCACATCGGCTCTCTTGTTGCCCTTCTTGACCTTGATTGGCCTGCAATGGTTATTTCAGATGAACGCAGATGGCACCGGTTACCTGGCGCAGCGTTCCATGGCTTGCCGCACTGATCGGGATGCGCGGGTGGCTGGGGTGGTCTTCGCCTGGATGCAGATTTTCCTCCGCAGCCTGCTCTGGTTGGCCATTGCGGTGGGCTTGCTTGTTCTGTATCCATTCTCGCCCCAAGAGATCAGCGGCGGAGATTTTGCAACCTCCCGAGAGATACTCTTTGCCACCGGTATTAACGAGTTACTGCCTCCAGGCATTCGCGGCTTGATGATGGTCGGTCTATTGGCGGCATTGGCTTCAACTGTGGACACGCACCTGAATTGGGGTGCTTCGTACTGGAGTAATGATATCTATGATCGCCTAATCTCCCAACACTGGTTCAAACGGGAGCCCAAAAGCCATGAATTGGTCATCGTAGCGCGATTGGCAAATATCCTGATCCTGGTGATTGCGCTTGCAATCATGGCCAATTTGGGATCAATTCAAGCGGCCTGGTTCATCTCGCTGTTGTTCGGTGCCGGAATGGGCTCCGTTTTGATCCTGCGGTGGCTATGGGAACGAATTAATCTGTATTCAGAATTGGCAGCCATAGCCGCGTCCCTGATCACCGCGCCACTGCTATTACTTTTCTTAGGAATGGAGCCTGAGACCGAATGGCTGCGCCTTAGCATTATGGCGCTGGTAACCACCAGTGCAGCGATCGGCATCACCTATGTAACACCGCGCACCGATGATCAGGTGCTCGTCTCTTTCTATGAGCGGGTCCAACCCTTCGGCTTCTGGTCAAATACGGCACAGAAAGCGGGCGATCGTTCCAACGCGCCATTGGAAGCATTTCAACGACGGCTGAAAGCTGCGATTCTCACCGCCCTGTCCTTATTTTTCCTGCTTGTCAGCGTGGGCAAACTTATACTCAGTATCCCTGGTGAGTCCGCTTTTTGGCCATGGGTTCTCCTACTGGCCGGTATCGCGCTTATCCCACTGTGGTGGCGCGAATTGAGACAAGAAGATCTAGAAATCGACCGCTCACTCCAGCCCCAAGATGTTCAGGTAACTGATCACATTTTGCTTGAAGAGAAAGGTGGTTTGCTGGCTGCCCTGCAGCAACTCGCTCACCATATGAAGTTGGTGTATGGGATGGAGGTGGAAGTTGGGGTACGCGGTGCTCACTGTATGAAAGAACCTGGACAACGCCTTTTAATGTTCCAGAATGTAGAAGATTTGCTCCTGTATATGGCCCGATACTTCAAACTGGCCAAAGTGCGCGTGATTCTCGGCCAGCAGGACGGGTACCATTTAATTGAGTTGATACCGAAAAAGAGCATCAATCTTGAAGCATCCCTCGACAGGGTGCCAGACAAAGCTCAGCCCTTTGCCTATAATATCCTGGAGCATATTGAGGAGCGCTTGTATCAGATAGAAGGGCGGCTGAAGGTCAAACCCAGCCGAAGACATGCAAAGCGCATCATTCTTACCTCAGCCATTGAACTGCAGGAAAATCCGCCTAAAATGCCACTTAAGTGA
- the tnpA gene encoding IS200/IS605 family transposase, whose protein sequence is MSRFRKLSHTIWHCQYHIVWVPKYRHRILTGRVAEEVGWCIRAFAEQQKGEVVELNVQFDHVHWLVWVPPKVSLSDFVGTVKGRTAIRVFNKFRELKRRLYWGHRFWARGYCVDTVGLDEAKIRAYVQYQERRERRAEQQGLDV, encoded by the coding sequence ATGAGCCGTTTTCGGAAGCTATCACATACAATCTGGCACTGTCAGTATCACATCGTATGGGTGCCGAAGTACCGTCATCGGATACTGACGGGACGGGTGGCAGAGGAAGTCGGGTGGTGCATACGCGCTTTTGCAGAGCAGCAGAAGGGGGAGGTGGTGGAGCTGAATGTCCAGTTCGATCACGTTCATTGGTTGGTATGGGTGCCCCCGAAGGTCTCGCTCTCGGATTTTGTGGGAACGGTGAAGGGACGCACGGCGATACGGGTATTCAACAAATTCCGAGAGCTAAAGCGCCGACTGTACTGGGGTCATCGGTTTTGGGCGCGAGGGTACTGTGTAGATACGGTGGGATTGGATGAGGCGAAAATCCGCGCGTATGTGCAGTACCAAGAGAGACGAGAGCGCCGGGCAGAGCAACAAGGTCTGGATGTCTAA
- a CDS encoding DUF4926 domain-containing protein: MTIKVLDTVVLKRDMPEHYLKKDDLGAVVEIYPIGRKASPNWAVI, translated from the coding sequence ATGACCATCAAAGTGCTAGATACCGTCGTATTAAAAAGAGACATGCCGGAGCACTATCTTAAGAAAGATGATCTTGGCGCGGTTGTTGAAATTTACCCAATAGGGCGTAAAGCATCGCCCAATTGGGCGGTGATATAA
- a CDS encoding type II toxin-antitoxin system RelE/ParE family toxin gives MRLDRLDAIQRPEEMNLPGFDFHELKGQRPTRYSVHVNGPWCITFEFEKGDACRVDFEQYH, from the coding sequence GTGCGTCTTGATCGTCTCGATGCCATCCAGCGGCCCGAAGAGATGAATCTGCCAGGCTTTGATTTTCACGAACTCAAGGGCCAAAGACCCACGCGCTACAGTGTGCATGTGAATGGTCCCTGGTGCATCACTTTTGAATTCGAGAAGGGCGATGCCTGTCGAGTTGATTTTGAACAGTATCATTAA
- a CDS encoding HigA family addiction module antitoxin has translation MPVELILNSIIKEHDIMKEYSAQRNPDRCPSHSGALLAELIPATGHSKTEIARLLGISRQHLYDIVGQRKPVTPTVAVRLGKLFGDGAGVWMRMQASYNTWHAEREVDTSDIPTLTAA, from the coding sequence ATGCCTGTCGAGTTGATTTTGAACAGTATCATTAAAGAGCATGACATCATGAAGGAATATTCCGCCCAGCGTAATCCCGATCGCTGCCCGTCCCATTCGGGCGCGCTGCTGGCCGAACTCATCCCGGCAACCGGCCACAGCAAGACGGAAATCGCTCGCCTTCTGGGTATTTCCCGCCAGCATCTGTACGATATCGTCGGACAGCGCAAGCCGGTCACGCCTACTGTTGCCGTCAGGCTTGGTAAGCTGTTCGGCGATGGTGCCGGGGTTTGGATGCGAATGCAGGCGAGTTATAATACCTGGCACGCCGAACGTGAGGTGGATACCAGCGATATTCCCACCCTGACTGCGGCTTGA
- a CDS encoding glucan biosynthesis protein, which produces MKRRIFLQSAALAGGALSSLSSLLAWAASGEKIKLIGGPEPFNYAWLKGLARTLATQPYQSYAAKLPASLQNLTWDQYQQLQYQRDHALWGDRDSNFRAQFFHLGLYFKTPVRMYKVSNGQAQEIAYDPAMFTYGKSGVEPSKLPKDLGFAGFRLNYHSDWTRDVAAFLGASYFRAVGGEMQYGLSARGLAIDTAMPRPEEFPEFVRFWLEQPADNSQSLVVYALLDSSSTSGAYRFTITPGDTLVMDMDVALYPRKPIERLGIAPITSMYMVGENDRRANWDWRPEIHDADGLAIWTGNGEWIWRPLNNPRQMRFNAYDDNNLHGFGLLQRDRNFDHYQDDGAFYDKRPSLWVEPKDAWGKGSVQLVEIPTLDETFDNVVAFWNPKELVKPGQEYLYSYRLYWSGLPPVHTPLAYVVATRSGLGGVVGRRRNYFSWRFTVDFIGGKLALLGKDAKLEAVVTSSRGRVELLSCRPQLHIGGYRAQFDIVPLDVKQDPIDIRLFLKLGKEAMSETWLYQWNPPPANERDLRNPGHL; this is translated from the coding sequence ATGAAAAGACGCATTTTTCTGCAAAGTGCTGCCCTAGCCGGTGGCGCCCTATCTTCCCTCTCTTCTTTATTGGCATGGGCTGCTAGTGGTGAAAAAATCAAATTGATTGGCGGACCAGAACCCTTTAATTATGCCTGGCTGAAAGGTCTGGCCCGTACGCTGGCCACTCAGCCTTACCAGAGCTATGCAGCTAAGCTGCCGGCCTCCCTGCAAAATCTGACTTGGGATCAATATCAGCAGCTGCAGTACCAGCGTGATCATGCGCTCTGGGGCGATCGTGACAGCAATTTCCGCGCTCAGTTTTTCCATCTAGGGCTTTATTTCAAAACCCCGGTGCGCATGTATAAAGTGAGCAACGGTCAGGCCCAGGAGATCGCTTACGATCCGGCTATGTTTACTTACGGCAAATCCGGAGTGGAGCCGAGCAAGCTGCCGAAGGATCTGGGTTTTGCTGGTTTCCGCCTCAACTACCACAGTGACTGGACCCGGGATGTGGCGGCCTTTCTCGGCGCCAGCTACTTTCGCGCCGTAGGAGGGGAGATGCAGTACGGCTTATCCGCCCGTGGACTGGCCATTGATACCGCCATGCCGCGTCCGGAGGAGTTTCCTGAGTTTGTACGTTTCTGGCTGGAGCAGCCAGCAGATAACAGCCAATCGCTGGTAGTCTATGCCCTGCTGGATTCCTCCAGTACCAGCGGTGCCTACCGCTTCACCATCACTCCTGGGGATACTCTGGTCATGGATATGGATGTCGCTCTGTATCCGCGCAAGCCTATTGAACGCCTGGGTATTGCACCCATTACCAGCATGTATATGGTGGGGGAGAACGACCGCCGCGCCAATTGGGACTGGCGTCCGGAAATCCATGATGCTGATGGTCTAGCCATTTGGACAGGCAATGGTGAGTGGATCTGGCGGCCGCTCAATAACCCGCGCCAGATGCGCTTCAACGCTTATGATGATAATAATCTCCATGGCTTCGGCCTGCTGCAGCGCGACCGCAATTTCGACCACTATCAGGATGATGGGGCGTTCTATGATAAGCGCCCTAGTCTCTGGGTGGAGCCCAAGGATGCCTGGGGAAAAGGTTCGGTGCAGCTGGTGGAAATCCCTACTCTAGATGAAACCTTCGATAATGTTGTGGCCTTCTGGAATCCAAAAGAGCTGGTAAAGCCGGGGCAAGAATACCTTTATAGTTATCGCCTCTACTGGAGTGGGTTGCCCCCTGTCCACACTCCCCTAGCCTATGTGGTGGCCACCCGTAGCGGCTTGGGTGGGGTAGTGGGCCGGCGCCGTAATTATTTTAGCTGGCGTTTTACTGTGGATTTTATCGGCGGCAAGCTGGCACTGCTGGGTAAGGATGCCAAACTGGAAGCGGTGGTGACCTCTTCCCGTGGCCGAGTGGAGCTGCTCTCCTGCCGGCCTCAGCTACACATCGGCGGCTATCGGGCCCAGTTTGATATAGTGCCGCTGGATGTAAAGCAGGACCCCATCGATATCCGTTTATTCCTCAAGCTGGGTAAGGAAGCGATGAGCGAAACTTGGCTGTACCAGTGGAATCCGCCGCCTGCTAATGAGCGGGATCTGCGTAATCCAGGCCACCTGTAA
- a CDS encoding carboxypeptidase regulatory-like domain-containing protein — MEVESSAVGGEKVESKQEVVKGEPGLIRGRVLSAEDGNPLVGVKLYVSGLNLEMTSDQEGTYQAELPPGEYSVSAVTAGFNTQIRDSIN, encoded by the coding sequence ATGGAAGTGGAAAGCTCCGCAGTAGGTGGCGAGAAGGTTGAATCCAAACAGGAGGTGGTGAAAGGCGAGCCGGGTTTGATCCGAGGCCGGGTGCTTTCAGCCGAAGACGGCAATCCTTTGGTGGGAGTGAAATTGTATGTGAGCGGTTTGAATCTGGAAATGACCAGTGATCAAGAGGGGACTTATCAAGCAGAATTGCCTCCAGGGGAGTACAGTGTTTCGGCGGTGACCGCCGGCTTTAATACCCAGATTCGCGATTCCATCAATTAG
- a CDS encoding type II toxin-antitoxin system HicA family toxin, which translates to MKVRDILHKLKDDGWYLHSIRGSHRQFKHPSKLGRVTVSGKPGDDLAPGTINSIFKQAGWK; encoded by the coding sequence ATGAAAGTCCGTGATATTCTCCATAAATTGAAAGACGACGGCTGGTACCTCCACTCAATTCGGGGTAGCCATCGCCAGTTCAAACACCCGTCCAAGTTGGGCCGGGTCACAGTTTCGGGAAAGCCTGGTGATGATCTGGCACCCGGAACCATCAATAGCATTTTCAAGCAAGCTGGCTGGAAATAG